The Carassius auratus strain Wakin chromosome 27, ASM336829v1, whole genome shotgun sequence genome includes a region encoding these proteins:
- the LOC113046400 gene encoding melanocortin receptor 4-like — protein MNTSLHHGLQQYRNHSQGAIPVGKPAQGERGSASGCYEQLLISTEVFLTLGLVSLLENILVIAAIVKNKNLHSPMYFFICSLAVADLLVSVSNASETVVMALITGGNLTNRESIIKNMDNIFDSMICSSLLASIWSLLAIAVDRYITIFYALRYHNIMTQRRAGTIITCIWTFCMVSGVLFIVYSESTTVLICLISMFFTMLALMASLYVHMFLLARLHMKRIAALPGNGPIWQAANMKGAITITILLGVFVVCWAPFFLHLILMISCPRNPYCICFMSHFNMYLILIMCNSVIDPLIYAFRSQEMRKTFKEICCCWYGLTSLCV, from the coding sequence ATGAACACCTCACTTCATCATGGACTGCAGCAATACCGGAATCACAGCCAGGGAGCAATACCAGTGGGAAAGCCTGCTCAGGGCGAGAGAGGATCAGCCTCTGGATGCTATGAGCAGCTGCTCATCTCCACAGAGGTCTTCCTCACGCTCGGGCTTGTCAGTCTCCTGGAGAACATTCTGGTGATTGCTGCTATTGTCAAGAACAAGAACCTTCATTCTCCCATGTATTTCTTTATCTGCAGTTTAGCCGTAGCAGACTTGTTGGTCAGTGTCTCCAATGCCTCAGAAACAGTAGTGATGGCACTCATCACAGGGGGCAACCTGACCAATCGCGAGAGCATCATCAAGAACATGGACAACATTTTTGACTCTATGATTTGTAGCTCACTGTTGGCCTCCATTTGGAGTTTGCTAGCCATCGCGGTGGACCGCTACATCACAATCTTCTACGCCTTGCGCTACCACAACATCATGACTCAAAGGCGGGCGGGCACCATCATCACCTGCATCTGGACCTTCTGCATGGTCTCTGGCGTGCTCTTTATCGTGTACTCGGAGAGCACCACTGTTCTCATCTGCCTTATCAGTATGTTCTTCACCATGCTGGCACTTATGGCCTCGCTCTACGTCCACATGTTTCTTCTAGCCCGACTGCACATGAAGCGCATTGCTGCTCTCCCTGGCAATGGCCCTATCTGGCAGGCGGCAAATATGAAAGGGGCCATCACCATCACTATCCTGCTAGGTGTATTCGTTGTGTGCTGGGCTCCCTTTTTCTTGCACCTCATCCTCATGATTTCCTGTCCAAGGAACCCTTATTGCATCTGCTTCATGTCCCACTTCAACATGTACCTGATCCTCATCATGTGCAACTCGGTCATAGACCCTCTCATCTATGCCTTCAGGAGCCAAGAGATGAGAAAGACCTTCAAGGAGATCTGCTGCTGCTGGTATGGACTGACCTCTCTGTGTGTATAA